GCCATCGGAGCGAGGATCGGTCATGTGATGAGCATCGCACGTCACAGCACCACCCAAGTACTCTGCAATAACTTTAGCTTCTCTTTTCATTGCATGCTCCAAGCTCTCCATAATCTTTTTTTAACATGGACCAAGATTAATATTCAAAACCCACATAAAAAAATAGATTACTCTTTGTTgaagaacaaaaaagaaaaaagaagtcttaaacaaaaaatgttaaaaaaggAAATCAGACTGAATTTGCATTTACCAGCACACCAGAGCCTTCTCCCATGACAAAACCATCACGATCCCTATCCCATGGTCTCGAGGCTTTCTGGGGTTTGTCGTTTCTTTGAGACAAAGCCCGGCAAGCTATGAAGCCACCAACCCCAGTAGGCAAAATCGCAGCTTCAGTTCCACCGGCTACCATGACATCTGCTTCACCTCTCCTAATGTGATTTGCTGCAGCATAAAAGCAGTAGTTTGCAGTTGCACATGCTGTTGAAATGGAGTAATTAGGCCCCATTAAGCCTGTGTCTATAGCCAGCAATGCTGCTCCCATATTGGAGATGGAATAAGGAATGAAAAATGGAGTTATCTTCTTATATCCCTTTGAAATAAGAGCTTCCACACCATTGCTGAAAGTTGCTAGGCCTCCCATGCCCGTTCCCACCAGTACTCCAATCTTCGATCGGTCCATCTGTGACACATACAATTTAAAAGAAATCCCATTAGGGAATGATGAATGATCTAAGAATGGGTGGACTTTAAATTTGCATTTGCAATGAAGTAAATGCAATTGAAAAGATACCATTGAAGCCAGTATCTAAGAAATTGGAGTACTTCAAATTCTGCATCTTACAGTTTCAAGAGATTTAGGCCCCAAATTGGCACCTTCAAGAGCTCTCTTCCCAGCAACCAGACAGTATCTCCAGCAGTCATCGAGGCGGCGATCGTTCTTCCCATCAATGTAGCCCTCGGAAGAAAAATCACGAATCTGAGCAGCAAACCGAACGGAGAATTCAGAAGCATCAAACCGGTCAATTAGGCCAATCCCACTCTCTCCCTCAAGAAGCTTGTTGTAGAATGTATCAATTTCACTGCCAAAAACAGAAGCAAGGCCCATTCCTGTTACCACGATTCTCTTTTTCGGATCCTTTTCTCGTTTGGGAGATGAAACAGTTGGAGAAGCCATGGCCTTGATTGTTCTGAATTTTTGAGCTGAGAGTGGAGAAGATGCACAATTGGATTGAACCCCatagaaagaaaaggaaaaattcaAGTGAATCATTTTGAGATGAATGATCCTGGAGAAAGTAATTTTGATACTATTGAATTGGGTAGCTGAACCACTAGAAACACATGAAAGATGAGAGCACATTCACATGAAAATAGTTGTAAGGCAAACACCGGTAGGTGGAAAATAAAGGAGGCAAAGGAGGTGCAAATGGGTAGAAGCACATTAAAACTAGTCATTTTCAGAAAATTGAAATCAGTTGGAAATCAAATGCAGCATTTCCAGCAACATACCCACACCTTACTGGTGCAAGAGTTGACAAAATTCAAAATTACAGTGTAGGCGTGGAGTTTTATGGTGCATTTGGGAGCATTGATTTTggatcttggatttggatttggttagatttagacaaattttaatacaatttgatcTTACAAGTTACACCTCATccaaattcaatgtaaattcaaatcCAAGTCCTCTAAAGTTAAAGGTTCAACTGTGAAGAAAGAACCTACCACACCTGATGATCCATTTCCATAACAAATTTTATTTAGGGTGACTACCAAATCTTCACCACATCGAAATCTTGCGGTCAAGTTCCAATTGGGTTTCCCATATGCATTTTATATCATCCAAAATCAAGCAAAGATCAGAATTTTAGGCCTTAGGAAAGTGCAACAAATGCAGCAATTGTTAGAATTGTATGGGCCAAGTTGTTTTTCCTAAATGAATTCAGATtaaaattgtttgtgaaatattatGGGAGTTAAGGCTCATAATGGTAAGTGATCACTATGTTTAAGTCTCATAATGGTAAGTGATCACTATGTTTGTTAGTAAATCATTGCACCGATGGTAGTAGGTTTAGCACATGCCTTGTATGCAAAGTGGTCCATGATGAGTATACCTTTGCATATAAGGTGAAGTTGCCTACCCTACCGAAAAGAGGCAGCAATTCCATTGCCCATGGGCTACTGTGTCCCCTCCACTAAAACTGTGCCACATAGGCTTGTCTAAGGTCACACTGCTTACATGGCACAATTTTGGTGGAGGGAGCAATGATACCCTATGGCATACGCGCAAACACACACATGCTCATGACCCCAATCTGATAACCATGACAATGGATTCGACGGTGCAAGATACACAAATGTTTTTTCCTATACTTTTTCTTGTTCTCATACTATGGTTTGGATAGCAGATGACTGAATATTTATTAGCAATACCAACTAATAGAAATTCAGGAAAAAGAAGGCGATGTACAAAATAACCAATATGAAACTAAAGCTACTCCAAACTTAAGGAGTAAAAAAGATGATCAAACCTGAAGTAGAAAGGAACCCATTTGGTTTAATGCCCCTAGTGACAAATGCAGCCACTTGCCTTTTCTCTCTGTTCTGAAACAGAGGAGCTCCATTGCTCACTGATTCTCTGGCACTGCAGAGAAGGCCAGAAGAACAATAAACACAAACAATGGCTGACATCTCTCTCTCTATTACGATTCACTAGAGACTAGAGAGTCCCCTCTGTGTCTTAAAAAGTTGTTAGCTTGATAGAAACAGAGGAGGGAGACTTGGGGTGTGTCACTAAAGGAGAAAAGGGACTGAGCAAGTGAAGTAACAATTCATGTGCTTGATTGATTTTGATTCGGGTTGGAACTTGGAAGACTTCAGCGCCTACCTTTGtgttcattcattttcattttttcatttcatGAAAAGACAGTTTGAGAGATGATTGCAGAAAGTAGAAACCCCTCAACCAATTTCCTTCCTACAGACCTTACACTTCTTAGCTACCCCTCAAAAACCTCAGCCAATATATTGGACATTTAAGATTCTATGTAATTATAGAAAACAAATACTTTTCCTTACAAAGCACGAAATTAGTATTATCGGTACTATTTGTCTTTCTATATGGGAATTGTCAAATCGTACACTTGCAAGAAGTAATTTTTAAACTCTTTAACTTCAAAATATTATAACTTTTAATTGTGAAGGGCTATGAAACCTATAATATATACAAGAAAAACTCTCAAATTTGATCGTTTTGACATCATAAAAGgagattttccttatttttagacatttttttattttcttgtattttttatttttaagaaattatcaTACTATTTTTATCTTCTCGATTCCGAAAGCCTCATTCATGAAATAACAACGATttctctttttgaaaaaaaaaaatagttgcaGAAGTTGATATCATAGACAAAATTTATCCCcttcaaaacccaaaaaataaaaaaataaataaaaaagtagaAACCcttgtaaagaaaaaaaaaatctaatgaaACTCAAAACACAAGACCATATTGCAACACAACCCTAATTGCAAAATTCCAAGTGAGATGGGATTAGAACATAGAAGCTAGACACTTGGGTTTAGATAATGGGCTGATAGCAAACTTAGTTGTCAAATCTTTAATTTTGGGTAAAATTAATCAAAGAAAATCTAAAAATCGAATCTTAATTAACCATCTTTACAATTTAATTTTcacttgaaattttaaattttttcgaTTAATTATTTGGTTTTCGATTTAGCCCATTCAGTAACTAGGTCAATCAAATCACACTCATATTAACCGAAAAAATTTGGTAGCGTTGAAGtgacaaaatttgaatttctaaaatTATCCTTCATTTACTATTCATACAAATTTTAAATGACTTTCATTTCCCAAACGCAAAAACTGGATGAATAGCCATTCTCGAATGCTGTATTGTTGGTTGCCCCTCATCCTCACCCTCATCTAATGGCATTGTTAAATGACTGTCACTGTGCAATGCTGTGATTACTCTATAGGAATGGCCAAAATTTATCGAAGGATCTGAAAAATAACATATGCGAAGAGGATGATACTTGGccaacaattatatatatatatatggcgtCGCCGGGCCAGAAAGACTCTCCGCTTTACGAGGGTATCAGCACTTTCTATGAAATTTATTCGTTAGATGAGAAATTTATCTTCTCTTGTAAGAAGTTGGTGTCAATTAATAGGATGGAAGCATCAGCAAGATGGGAATTCAAGACATAGAAACAGCGGAGTAATGTGAAGAATTGTTTTGGCGAATCAGTAGGACTACATCTGTGAGGGATGTGGGGACTGAGATAACTCCCATTGCAAGCCAGAAGCTTTCAAGACCAACCACTACCATTAAAGCCACCATTCTCGCAGCAAGATGACCCATATCTTAAGGGTCTTCAACTCCTGGCAGGTGCAAGCCTGGTGGGCAGGCTATTGAGAGCTACCGAACAAAGGGCACAGGAGAGACTGCCACCTTTGGTAGGCAACAAAACATTGGAAAGGAAATGGAGAAGAATCAAACAGTTGCAGGACTACTAAGAACAAGAATTTGAAACAACCGAAAGTTGAATTTCTTATAAAGTCTACATTCATCTGGAGAAGTCTACATTCAAAACAGTAATGAGAATCAACGGTTTTCTTTAACTTCTGAGGAATTTACTAAGCTACTACCACTTGGAAATTCAAATCCATCACTTACACCAGCTGTGAATCTTACTACTTCTCAATTCTCTACCCTATTTCTGATTTCCTTTCTGCCAATCGATTATCCACATCTCATAAAGCCTTTCTAGCATCCATTTCAGCCTCCCAAGaacccaaaacctacaaacaagCTACCAAAATACTTGAATGGCAAGTtgctatgcaaaatgaattaaatGCCTTAAGAGTTAAACAAAATTTGGGAACTTGTTACTCT
This window of the Malania oleifera isolate guangnan ecotype guangnan chromosome 6, ASM2987363v1, whole genome shotgun sequence genome carries:
- the LOC131157005 gene encoding 3-oxoacyl-[acyl-carrier-protein] synthase I, chloroplastic-like, with translation MSAIVCVYCSSGLLCSARESVSNGAPLFQNREKRQVAAFVTRGIKPNGFLSTSAQKFRTIKAMASPTVSSPKREKDPKKRIVVTGMGLASVFGSEIDTFYNKLLEGESGIGLIDRFDASEFSVRFAAQIRDFSSEGYIDGKNDRRLDDCWRYCLVAGKRALEGANLGPKSLETMDRSKIGVLVGTGMGGLATFSNGVEALISKGYKKITPFFIPYSISNMGAALLAIDTGLMGPNYSISTACATANYCFYAAANHIRRGEADVMVAGGTEAAILPTGVGGFIACRALSQRNDKPQKASRPWDRDRDGFVMGEGSGVLIMESLEHAMKREAKVIAEYLGGAVTCDAHHMTDPRSDGLGVSTCITKSLADARVSPEEVNYVNAHATSTLAGDLAEVNAIKKVFKDTSEMKMNATKSMIGHCLGAAGGLEAIATIKAITTGWLHPTINQDNLEPEVTIDTVPNVKKKHEVNAAISNSFGFGGHNSVVVFAPFAP